A genomic region of Thermogemmatispora onikobensis contains the following coding sequences:
- a CDS encoding MFS transporter produces the protein MDQTAGMHPLSLARRRWARLAVAFLFFLNGVLLATWAARIPAVQARLALAPALLGSVLFSGAAGALAGMSGGGYLAARYGSRRIVTLATFSLCVMLTLVAVAPSLPLLIASVALLGASSGAMDVSMNTQGVAAERLYGQPILNSFHACYSLGSLAGSLLGGLIAGYDIPLLPHFSGVALVGAILTLCCIPGLLPSSHDQPAGERTGEARRVIFARPSRATLVLGLIAFCSLFGEGAMADWSALYLNNNLHSGAGLAPIGYAIFSVMMMVSRSVGDALTARLGAALMIHLGGLLAASGLALVLLAPWLVLAFCGFALIGCGLSVIFPLTLSSAGRFAGQGQATSTALAAVATCGYTGLMAGPPTIGFVASFVGLRLALGIIILLSLGISLLAGAADRQQARH, from the coding sequence ATGGACCAGACCGCAGGGATGCATCCCCTTTCGTTAGCGCGGCGGCGTTGGGCTCGGCTGGCCGTCGCTTTTTTATTCTTTTTGAACGGCGTACTACTCGCAACCTGGGCGGCGCGTATTCCTGCCGTGCAGGCCCGTCTGGCGCTGGCACCGGCGCTTCTCGGTAGCGTCCTCTTTAGCGGGGCTGCTGGGGCCCTGGCCGGCATGAGCGGAGGTGGCTACCTGGCAGCGCGCTATGGCAGTCGGCGCATTGTGACCCTTGCCACATTCAGCCTCTGCGTGATGCTGACCCTGGTCGCAGTAGCGCCGAGCCTGCCGCTGCTCATCGCCAGCGTGGCCCTGCTCGGAGCCAGCTCAGGAGCGATGGACGTCTCCATGAACACCCAGGGGGTAGCTGCAGAGCGCCTCTACGGCCAGCCTATCCTCAACTCTTTTCACGCCTGCTACAGCCTTGGGAGCCTGGCAGGCTCCCTGCTCGGGGGACTCATCGCTGGATACGATATTCCATTGCTGCCACATTTCAGCGGCGTTGCCCTAGTGGGCGCGATCTTGACGCTCTGTTGCATTCCGGGCCTCCTGCCCTCATCTCATGATCAGCCCGCTGGCGAGCGCACGGGCGAGGCCAGGAGAGTGATATTTGCCCGCCCCTCGCGGGCCACACTGGTGCTGGGACTGATTGCCTTCTGCTCTCTCTTTGGAGAGGGAGCGATGGCCGACTGGAGTGCTCTCTATCTCAACAACAACCTGCACAGCGGGGCTGGCCTGGCCCCCATCGGTTACGCCATCTTCTCCGTCATGATGATGGTCAGCCGCAGCGTTGGCGACGCTCTCACGGCGCGTCTGGGAGCGGCCCTGATGATCCATCTTGGAGGACTGTTGGCAGCCAGCGGCCTGGCACTGGTGCTGCTCGCGCCCTGGTTGGTGCTGGCTTTCTGCGGTTTTGCCCTGATCGGCTGCGGTCTCAGCGTCATTTTTCCCTTGACCCTCAGTTCCGCTGGGCGCTTTGCCGGACAAGGTCAGGCCACCAGCACCGCTCTGGCCGCCGTTGCCACCTGCGGCTATACGGGTCTCATGGCTGGTCCTCCCACGATCGGCTTTGTGGCCAGCTTTGTGGGCCTACGCCTGGCTTTGGGAATCATCATCCTGCTGAGCCTGGGCATCAGCCTCCTGGCCGGAGCCGCTGATCGCCAGCAAGCCCGGCATTAG
- a CDS encoding APC family permease, translating into MSETSEHLAEAVLSGEQGEGVAQPGLRRNAIGLSEVLFQSITSMAPATAVTAALTPAIPYTGASLPLAVLLATVASTLVAANIGQLAIHIPSAGGLYTYISRGLGARLGFLAGWIFLLAQPLLLPFISLVWGTVSESLLANLTGLHLPWYVWVLIGNGLLLLLTYFGIKLSADASLVLGLIEIGVLLALSFTMIITAGDHNDLTTFTPAFSVDRGLGGWLGIGQGMVFAFLAFLGFEAAAPLAEESEQPRRTIPQAVIFSALGIGLFYVLASYAGVIGWGPARLDSYVAASNPWVVLGARYWGVAGPVILSLAVINSSLGNGNAGINAATRVVYALARAGALPSFLGHLSRHRTPSVAIALHVALATLVALATGFLFGVSVAFSLLGTVLTLGFLLLYIAACLASAAFYFRERRLEFGFWRHVVLSLVPTIILFFPLAVQVYPLPAYPLNLALPILVLWIVLGVIYLGFLQWRHPKALERGKAIFLEEEEEVAV; encoded by the coding sequence ATGTCTGAGACGTCCGAGCACCTTGCCGAGGCGGTGCTGAGCGGGGAGCAAGGGGAAGGAGTGGCTCAGCCCGGCCTGCGACGCAATGCCATCGGTCTCTCCGAGGTACTCTTTCAATCCATTACTTCGATGGCTCCGGCCACTGCCGTTACCGCCGCTCTCACTCCTGCTATCCCCTATACGGGGGCCTCGCTGCCGCTAGCTGTGCTGCTGGCGACCGTGGCCAGCACTCTGGTGGCGGCTAACATTGGCCAATTGGCCATCCATATCCCCTCGGCTGGTGGATTGTATACCTATATCAGTCGCGGTCTGGGGGCGCGCCTTGGCTTCCTTGCTGGCTGGATCTTTCTGCTTGCGCAGCCCTTGCTGCTGCCATTTATCAGCCTCGTCTGGGGAACTGTCAGTGAAAGTCTGCTGGCGAACCTGACGGGCCTGCACCTGCCCTGGTATGTTTGGGTCCTGATTGGCAATGGCCTGCTCCTCCTGCTGACGTATTTCGGAATCAAGCTGTCGGCAGACGCCAGCCTTGTCCTGGGCCTGATCGAGATTGGTGTGCTGCTGGCCTTGAGCTTCACTATGATCATTACTGCCGGAGATCATAATGACCTGACTACCTTTACACCGGCTTTTAGCGTCGATCGCGGCCTGGGGGGCTGGCTTGGTATTGGGCAGGGCATGGTCTTTGCCTTTCTGGCCTTCTTGGGCTTTGAGGCCGCTGCTCCTCTGGCGGAGGAGAGTGAGCAGCCGCGTCGGACGATCCCGCAAGCGGTAATCTTTTCGGCTCTGGGCATCGGTCTCTTTTATGTGCTGGCCTCTTATGCAGGTGTCATCGGCTGGGGGCCGGCTCGACTGGACAGCTACGTGGCGGCCTCCAACCCCTGGGTAGTCTTAGGGGCGCGCTATTGGGGCGTGGCTGGACCAGTGATCTTGAGCCTGGCGGTGATCAATAGCTCGCTTGGGAACGGCAATGCGGGCATCAATGCCGCGACGCGCGTGGTCTATGCTCTGGCGCGTGCTGGGGCGTTGCCGTCTTTCCTGGGGCATCTGAGTCGGCATCGAACCCCGAGTGTCGCAATCGCTCTCCACGTTGCCTTGGCCACGCTGGTAGCCCTGGCGACGGGCTTTCTCTTTGGGGTGTCAGTGGCTTTCTCGCTGCTGGGCACCGTCTTGACGCTTGGTTTCTTGTTGCTCTATATAGCTGCCTGTCTGGCTTCTGCCGCTTTCTATTTCCGCGAGCGGCGGCTGGAGTTTGGCTTCTGGCGTCATGTCGTCCTGTCGCTGGTTCCTACGATCATACTCTTCTTCCCGCTGGCAGTCCAGGTCTATCCGCTGCCGGCCTACCCGCTCAATCTGGCGCTTCCCATTCTAGTGCTCTGGATTGTTCTGGGGGTGATCTATCTCGGGTTTCTGCAATGGCGTCACCCGAAGGCGCTGGAGCGAGGTAAGGCAATCTTTCTTGAGGAAGAGGAGGAAGTGGCCGTATGA
- a CDS encoding malectin — MDAYAPRVTQRRRIARQSLLSLLILLSICSLFLVLPSLNSAPHAHAEAPVQINAGGPATAPFVADSYYSGGTTASTSNAIDTSGVTNPAPQAVYQSNRYGNFTYTIPSLTAGATYTVRLHFAETYWSAAGKRVFNVSINGQQVLTNFDIYAAAGGANRAVVRQFSATATTSGTVTIQFSTVVDNAQVNGLEILPAGSAVQINAGGPATAPFVADSYYSGGTTASTSNAIDTSGVTNPAPQAVYQSNRYGNFTYTIPSLTAGATYTVRLHFAETYWSAAGKRVFNVSINGQQVLTNFDIYAAAGGANRAVVRQFSATATTSGTVTIQFSTVVDNAQVNGLEILPAAGGTPTPTPTPTGTPPGGTPNFGPNVYIFDPSMPSSTIQSTLDAIYSQQQTNQFGTNRYALLFKPGTYNVTVNVGFYTQVLGLGRSPDDVVINGAVDLDAAWMNGNATQNFWRGAENLKIIPSGGWNKWAAAQASPLRRVDIQGNLLLWDGGWASGGFLADSLVTGQTQSGSQQQWLSRNDQLGSWNGGVWNMVFVGVNGAPPPSFPNPPETVVNQTPVIREKPFLYIDQAGNYYVFVPALRSNSQGTTWANGTAAGTSIPLSQFYIAHPGDSVATINNALAQGLNLLFTPGVYQLNGTINITRPNTVVLGLGLATLVPQNGVIPMTVADVDGVSIAGLLFDAGPVNSPVLLQVGPSGSSQNHAANPTVLSDVFFRIGGAGAGQATQSLVINSNNVIGDDLWLWRADHGSGVGWTVNPAANGLVVNGSNVTMYGLFVEHYQQYEVIWNGNGGRTYFFQNEMPYDPPNQAAWMNGSTRGYAAYKVANSVTSHEAWGVGSYCYFNVDPSIVADRAFEVPNTAGVIFHDLVTVSLGGVGTIQHIINNTGGPSNSSTTNAYLVSYP, encoded by the coding sequence ATGGACGCATATGCTCCCAGGGTGACGCAACGGCGCAGGATTGCGCGGCAAAGTCTTTTGAGTCTGCTGATCCTCCTCTCTATTTGCTCGCTCTTTCTCGTGCTCCCATCGCTCAACTCGGCTCCCCATGCCCATGCCGAGGCTCCTGTGCAGATCAATGCAGGTGGGCCGGCGACGGCGCCGTTTGTGGCGGACAGCTACTACAGTGGGGGGACGACGGCCAGCACGAGCAACGCCATAGATACATCGGGGGTAACGAACCCGGCGCCGCAGGCGGTCTATCAGAGCAATCGCTATGGGAACTTCACCTATACGATCCCGAGCCTGACGGCGGGGGCGACCTATACGGTGCGGCTGCACTTTGCTGAGACGTACTGGAGTGCGGCGGGCAAGCGGGTCTTTAATGTAAGCATCAATGGGCAACAAGTGCTGACGAACTTTGATATCTATGCGGCAGCGGGTGGAGCGAACAGGGCGGTAGTGAGGCAGTTTAGTGCGACGGCGACGACGAGCGGGACCGTGACGATCCAGTTTAGCACAGTGGTGGACAATGCCCAGGTCAACGGGCTAGAGATCCTGCCAGCGGGCAGCGCTGTGCAGATCAATGCAGGTGGGCCGGCGACGGCGCCGTTTGTGGCGGACAGCTACTACAGTGGGGGGACGACGGCCAGCACGAGCAACGCCATAGATACATCGGGGGTAACGAACCCGGCGCCGCAGGCGGTCTATCAGAGCAATCGCTATGGGAACTTCACCTATACGATCCCGAGCCTGACGGCGGGGGCGACCTATACGGTGCGGTTGCACTTTGCTGAGACGTACTGGAGTGCGGCGGGCAAGCGGGTCTTTAATGTAAGCATCAATGGGCAGCAAGTGCTGACGAACTTTGATATCTATGCGGCAGCGGGTGGAGCGAACAGGGCGGTAGTGAGGCAGTTTAGTGCGACGGCGACGACGAGCGGGACCGTGACGATCCAGTTTAGCACAGTGGTGGACAATGCCCAGGTCAACGGGCTAGAGATCCTGCCAGCAGCGGGCGGCACGCCGACACCGACGCCGACCCCAACAGGGACGCCGCCGGGAGGCACGCCCAATTTCGGGCCGAACGTCTACATCTTCGACCCCTCGATGCCCAGCTCGACGATCCAGAGCACCCTCGACGCCATCTACAGTCAGCAGCAGACCAACCAGTTTGGCACCAATCGCTACGCCCTGCTCTTCAAGCCGGGCACCTACAATGTCACGGTCAATGTCGGCTTCTACACTCAGGTGCTCGGGTTAGGCCGCTCGCCTGATGATGTCGTGATCAATGGGGCGGTCGATCTCGACGCGGCCTGGATGAATGGCAACGCCACCCAGAACTTCTGGCGTGGCGCCGAAAATCTCAAGATTATTCCCTCGGGCGGCTGGAACAAATGGGCAGCAGCCCAGGCCTCGCCACTGCGCCGCGTAGACATCCAGGGCAACCTCCTGCTCTGGGATGGTGGTTGGGCCAGCGGGGGGTTCCTGGCCGATAGCCTGGTCACGGGTCAGACGCAGTCTGGCTCGCAGCAACAGTGGCTCTCACGCAACGATCAGCTTGGGAGCTGGAACGGTGGGGTCTGGAATATGGTCTTCGTGGGAGTCAACGGCGCGCCGCCGCCGAGCTTCCCCAATCCGCCCGAGACGGTGGTCAACCAGACGCCAGTCATTCGCGAGAAGCCTTTCCTCTACATTGACCAGGCCGGCAACTACTATGTCTTCGTGCCGGCGCTGCGCAGCAACAGCCAGGGCACAACCTGGGCCAACGGAACGGCGGCGGGCACCTCGATTCCCTTGAGCCAGTTCTACATTGCCCATCCTGGCGATTCTGTCGCCACCATCAATAATGCCCTAGCTCAGGGTCTCAACCTCCTCTTCACGCCGGGGGTCTACCAGCTCAATGGCACCATCAACATCACGCGCCCGAATACAGTGGTGCTGGGCTTGGGACTGGCGACGCTAGTGCCCCAGAATGGGGTCATCCCCATGACAGTGGCCGACGTCGACGGGGTCTCGATCGCAGGACTGCTCTTTGACGCTGGCCCGGTCAACTCACCGGTCTTGCTCCAGGTCGGTCCCAGCGGCTCCTCTCAAAACCATGCTGCCAATCCGACTGTGCTGAGCGATGTCTTCTTCCGCATCGGCGGGGCTGGCGCCGGCCAGGCTACTCAGAGCCTGGTGATCAACAGCAACAACGTCATTGGCGATGACCTCTGGCTCTGGCGGGCCGACCACGGCAGCGGCGTTGGCTGGACCGTCAACCCCGCCGCCAATGGCCTGGTTGTTAATGGCAGTAACGTGACGATGTATGGCCTCTTCGTCGAGCACTATCAGCAGTACGAGGTCATCTGGAACGGGAACGGAGGGCGTACCTACTTCTTCCAGAACGAGATGCCCTATGATCCGCCCAACCAGGCAGCCTGGATGAACGGGAGCACACGCGGCTATGCCGCCTACAAGGTGGCGAACTCGGTCACCAGTCATGAAGCCTGGGGAGTGGGCAGCTACTGCTACTTCAATGTCGATCCCTCAATCGTCGCGGACCGCGCTTTTGAGGTACCCAATACGGCGGGGGTGATCTTCCACGACCTGGTGACGGTCTCGCTCGGCGGCGTGGGGACGATCCAGCATATTATCAACAACACTGGAGGCCCCTCGAATTCGAGCACGACGAACGCCTATCTGGTGAGCTATCCCTGA
- a CDS encoding LacI family DNA-binding transcriptional regulator: MARRHNSDGRPTIAQIARIAGVSVPTVSKVLNGRADVSLPTREKVERIIEEYGFVRNRAARALRKGKTGLVDLLLPRLDDEYYLPILEGVAQVVREAGLRLVLTATDYKPEEEVRWITTVTDHSTDGILVVLPSERAIEQLERSGLPFVLIHNQGGLQATAPSVRITSWEGGFVATTYLIRLGHRRIAYIGKTSPARDAIERIAGYRAALDAAGLPLMPELECDGDFTEASGYQAALRLLELPEPPTAIFAGNDRQAAGVYRALHERGLAVPDQLSVVGFDNLPYTEIMNPPLTTIHAPRLELGRTAATMLLRLLNGEQLEMPRVVLPTHLVERQSCCPPRAG, from the coding sequence ATGGCAAGACGACACAACAGTGACGGGCGACCCACCATTGCCCAAATCGCCAGAATAGCGGGGGTTTCGGTCCCCACGGTCTCCAAAGTTCTTAACGGGAGAGCAGACGTCTCGCTACCAACGCGAGAGAAAGTCGAGCGGATTATTGAAGAGTATGGCTTTGTACGCAACCGAGCGGCGCGGGCGCTGCGCAAAGGAAAGACCGGGCTGGTCGACCTGCTGCTGCCGCGACTGGACGACGAATATTATCTACCCATTCTGGAGGGAGTAGCCCAGGTAGTGCGTGAGGCTGGCCTGCGCCTGGTCCTGACGGCCACCGATTACAAGCCGGAGGAAGAGGTGCGCTGGATTACCACGGTCACCGACCACTCGACCGATGGCATCCTGGTGGTCCTGCCGTCGGAGCGAGCGATCGAGCAACTTGAGCGCTCGGGCCTGCCATTTGTGCTCATTCACAACCAGGGGGGACTGCAGGCGACGGCGCCTTCGGTGCGCATTACGAGCTGGGAGGGTGGTTTTGTAGCCACGACCTACCTGATCCGGCTGGGCCACCGGCGCATTGCCTACATTGGCAAGACCTCGCCGGCCAGGGATGCCATCGAGCGCATCGCCGGCTACCGCGCCGCTCTGGATGCCGCCGGGCTGCCGCTGATGCCCGAGTTGGAGTGCGATGGCGACTTCACTGAGGCCAGCGGCTATCAAGCCGCTTTGCGCTTGCTAGAGCTGCCCGAGCCACCGACGGCCATCTTCGCTGGTAACGATCGCCAGGCAGCGGGCGTCTACCGCGCCCTGCATGAGCGCGGGCTGGCAGTGCCTGACCAGCTGAGCGTGGTGGGCTTCGACAATCTGCCCTATACTGAGATCATGAATCCACCGCTGACGACCATTCATGCACCACGCCTGGAATTGGGTCGCACGGCGGCGACGATGCTGCTCCGTCTTCTCAATGGAGAACAGCTAGAGATGCCGCGCGTCGTGTTGCCGACGCACCTGGTCGAGCGCCAGTCATGCTGCCCACCACGCGCAGGCTGA
- a CDS encoding GNAT family N-acetyltransferase translates to MFTLRRYRPADQEAVERLHVTLLKETGAYLGRGSWDDDVYAIEEHYLNNGGEFLIGECDGKIVAMGALKRTDAERAEIKRMRVLPEYQGRGYGQRLLEALEARARTLGYRLLHLDTSVLQTAAQRLYTKNGFREVGRSFYQQGQPSGEGESRPLEKILYEKPLI, encoded by the coding sequence ATGTTCACTCTGCGCCGTTATAGGCCGGCTGATCAGGAAGCCGTAGAGCGACTCCACGTAACGCTTCTCAAAGAGACGGGGGCCTATCTTGGGCGAGGTTCCTGGGATGACGACGTCTACGCTATCGAAGAGCACTATCTGAACAACGGCGGGGAATTTCTCATAGGAGAATGTGACGGCAAGATCGTAGCGATGGGGGCCTTAAAGCGCACGGATGCTGAGCGTGCTGAAATCAAGCGCATGCGTGTGCTGCCTGAATATCAGGGTCGGGGCTACGGTCAGCGTCTCCTCGAAGCCCTCGAAGCGCGGGCGCGTACTCTTGGTTATCGCCTGCTGCATCTTGATACATCGGTGCTCCAAACGGCGGCCCAGCGTCTCTACACAAAAAATGGTTTTCGCGAGGTAGGCCGCTCCTTCTATCAACAAGGTCAGCCTTCGGGAGAAGGGGAGAGCCGTCCGCTAGAGAAGATCCTTTATGAGAAGCCGCTGATCTAA
- a CDS encoding discoidin domain-containing protein: MDAPAPDVARQQQPMSLSALAPAPLPRLRWLLVLMLICSWSVMASLLGRAPLARAATAIQINAGGPAVSPFVADTDFSGGGTSSTANTVDTSGLSNPAPQAVYQTAHLGNFSYAIPNLTPGASYTVRLHFAETYWTTAGKRVFNVSLNGQTVLANFDIFATAGGANKAIIKEFSATASSGGTISLQFSSLVDQAQLNGLEVLPAASSGWTLVWSDNFSGPAGSLPSADNWIIDTGTGYPGGAANWGTGEVETMSNSASNVYLDGNNHLNITALNTNGSWTSGRIETKRSDFAAPAGGMLQISASIKQPNPANGLGYWPAFSAMGAQYRGNYQNWPAVGQIDILEDVNGRNAEIATLHCGSAPGGPCNEYNGLTSGLATCPGCQSGYHTYSVIIDRSLSDEQIRWYLDNQQIWIVRESQVGVSAWQAAVDHSFFLIFDLAIGGSFPNTVCSCTTPTSATSSGGTLSIASVAVYQKTGTAPPALTTPPTPSGASVVKVTGTQGNWQLLVNGSPYLIKGVTFGPSNAAALAYMPDLQALGVNTIRTWGTDSSTQSLLDAAAAYGIKVINGFWLSQSADYLNDSAYKTSQLSTIQSLVNTYKNNPAVLMWDVGNEVLLNLQNSFSGTQLEQERNAYAQFVDQVAQAIHAIDPNHPVTSTDAWTGAWQYYKANAPHLDLYAVNSYGAVCNVKQDWINGGYSVPYLVTESGPPGEWEVPNDANGVPQESTDTQSAQGYATAWNCITSHRGVALGATLFNYGIENDFGGVWFNLKTGGWKRLAYYTVQQLYTGQTPAASSTPPVISNLTVSTNTVPAGGQFTLSASVSNPGGNLLRYTVMFSSKYIDGSTGLRYATFSQAGNSTFTVTAPKVLGTWKVYLYVYDGLGNVGIETRSFKVVPPPVNGTNVAIGKPTTASSYQTTGNGAPYPPSNATDGNLSTRWASDWSDPQWIMVDLGQARQINHIQLVWETAYGSAYQVQVSNNGTTWTTIYSTTSGTGGVDDFDVSGSGRYVRLYGTARGTSYGYSLWEFGIYTPA; encoded by the coding sequence ATGGATGCACCTGCTCCCGATGTAGCAAGGCAGCAGCAGCCTATGTCACTGTCAGCATTGGCGCCAGCGCCCTTGCCCAGGCTTCGCTGGTTGCTCGTGCTCATGTTAATCTGTTCCTGGAGTGTCATGGCCTCGCTGCTGGGCCGGGCGCCTCTAGCGAGAGCTGCCACTGCTATCCAGATCAATGCCGGTGGGCCGGCGGTCTCTCCTTTCGTGGCTGACACCGACTTCTCCGGTGGCGGCACCTCCTCCACCGCCAACACTGTCGACACGTCCGGCCTCTCCAATCCCGCCCCCCAGGCCGTCTACCAGACCGCCCACCTCGGCAACTTCTCCTACGCTATCCCCAATTTGACCCCCGGCGCCAGCTATACCGTCCGCCTCCACTTCGCCGAAACCTACTGGACCACCGCCGGCAAGCGCGTCTTTAACGTCAGTCTCAACGGGCAAACGGTCCTCGCCAACTTCGACATCTTCGCCACTGCGGGCGGTGCCAACAAAGCCATCATCAAGGAGTTCAGCGCCACCGCCTCCTCCGGCGGCACGATCTCCCTCCAGTTCAGCTCTCTTGTCGACCAGGCCCAGCTCAACGGCCTCGAAGTCCTGCCTGCTGCCAGCAGCGGTTGGACGCTCGTCTGGAGCGACAATTTCAGCGGTCCTGCTGGCAGCTTGCCCTCAGCGGACAACTGGATCATCGACACTGGCACAGGCTACCCCGGCGGAGCGGCCAACTGGGGCACCGGCGAGGTCGAGACCATGAGTAACTCGGCCAGCAACGTCTATCTCGACGGCAATAACCACCTGAATATTACCGCGCTCAACACTAACGGGAGCTGGACCTCTGGACGCATCGAAACGAAGCGCAGCGATTTCGCCGCCCCCGCGGGCGGTATGCTGCAAATTAGCGCCTCCATCAAGCAGCCCAACCCGGCCAACGGCCTCGGCTATTGGCCAGCTTTCAGCGCCATGGGCGCCCAGTACCGGGGCAACTACCAGAACTGGCCGGCAGTTGGCCAGATCGACATTTTGGAGGACGTCAACGGACGCAACGCTGAGATCGCAACCCTGCACTGCGGCAGTGCCCCAGGCGGCCCGTGCAACGAGTACAATGGCCTCACCAGCGGCCTGGCCACCTGTCCAGGCTGCCAGAGCGGCTATCACACCTATTCAGTGATCATCGACCGCAGTCTCTCGGATGAGCAGATCCGCTGGTACCTGGATAACCAGCAGATCTGGATTGTGCGCGAGAGCCAGGTCGGCGTGAGCGCCTGGCAGGCCGCCGTCGATCACAGCTTCTTCCTGATCTTCGATCTGGCCATCGGCGGCTCCTTCCCAAACACCGTTTGCAGCTGCACGACGCCCACAAGCGCCACTTCCTCGGGCGGCACCTTGAGCATCGCCTCGGTAGCGGTCTACCAGAAAACGGGCACAGCGCCGCCGGCTCTGACGACGCCGCCAACTCCGAGCGGGGCCAGTGTCGTCAAGGTCACTGGGACGCAGGGGAACTGGCAATTGCTGGTCAACGGCTCGCCCTATCTGATCAAGGGCGTGACCTTCGGTCCCTCAAACGCTGCCGCTCTGGCCTATATGCCCGACCTGCAGGCACTGGGCGTCAACACGATCCGCACCTGGGGGACCGATAGCAGTACGCAGTCGCTGCTCGACGCTGCCGCCGCCTACGGTATCAAGGTTATCAATGGCTTCTGGCTCTCCCAGAGCGCCGACTATCTCAACGACAGCGCCTACAAGACGAGCCAGCTCAGCACCATCCAGAGTCTGGTCAACACCTACAAAAATAATCCGGCGGTGCTGATGTGGGACGTCGGCAACGAGGTCTTGCTCAATCTGCAAAATAGCTTTTCGGGGACACAGCTAGAGCAGGAACGCAACGCCTACGCCCAGTTCGTGGACCAGGTGGCTCAGGCGATCCACGCTATCGATCCGAACCATCCTGTGACGTCAACCGACGCCTGGACCGGCGCCTGGCAATACTACAAGGCCAACGCGCCACACCTGGATCTTTACGCCGTCAATTCCTATGGAGCGGTCTGCAATGTGAAACAGGACTGGATCAACGGCGGCTACAGTGTCCCCTACCTCGTGACCGAGTCGGGGCCGCCAGGCGAGTGGGAGGTACCCAACGATGCCAACGGCGTCCCCCAGGAAAGTACGGACACACAGTCAGCTCAGGGCTATGCCACGGCCTGGAATTGTATCACGAGTCACCGCGGGGTAGCATTGGGGGCGACGCTGTTCAACTACGGCATCGAGAACGATTTCGGCGGCGTCTGGTTTAATCTGAAAACCGGCGGCTGGAAACGACTGGCTTACTACACGGTCCAACAGCTCTATACGGGGCAGACCCCCGCGGCCAGCAGCACCCCGCCGGTGATCTCGAATCTGACGGTGAGCACCAATACGGTGCCAGCAGGCGGCCAGTTTACCTTGAGCGCGAGCGTCAGCAACCCCGGCGGCAACCTGCTGCGCTACACTGTGATGTTTAGCAGCAAATACATCGATGGCAGCACTGGCCTGCGTTACGCCACCTTCAGCCAGGCGGGGAACAGCACCTTCACGGTGACGGCGCCCAAGGTGCTGGGAACCTGGAAGGTCTACCTGTATGTCTACGATGGCCTGGGGAACGTTGGCATCGAGACGCGCTCGTTCAAGGTGGTGCCTCCGCCTGTCAACGGGACCAATGTGGCGATTGGTAAACCCACAACGGCCTCCTCTTACCAGACCACCGGCAATGGCGCCCCTTATCCGCCATCGAATGCCACCGACGGCAACCTGTCAACACGCTGGGCCAGCGATTGGAGTGACCCGCAGTGGATCATGGTCGACCTGGGTCAGGCGAGACAGATCAACCATATTCAACTGGTCTGGGAGACCGCCTATGGCTCGGCCTATCAGGTCCAGGTCTCGAACAATGGCACGACCTGGACGACGATTTATTCGACGACGAGCGGGACCGGTGGGGTCGACGATTTCGACGTGAGCGGCTCAGGGCGCTATGTGCGCCTCTATGGAACAGCGCGCGGTACCTCTTACGGCTACTCGCTCTGGGAATTTGGCATCTATACCCCTGCATAA